The proteins below come from a single Vicinamibacterales bacterium genomic window:
- the nrfD gene encoding NrfD/PsrC family molybdoenzyme membrane anchor subunit — translation MESVLQAVQGYMYPNEVELQWSILIVLYPFITGLVAGAFILASLERVFNVQAVKPTYRLALLTALAFLLVAPLPLQLHLGHPERSLEMYLTPHTASAMAMFGFVYLWYLMVVLVLEIWLDYRKDIVLMWRESSGLRRTMYGAMALWSDNISPRALAIDDYLGRAITVIGVPSAFLLHGYVGFIFGSVKANPWWSTPLMPIVFLFSAIVSGIAGVMLVYMYAAWRRGRSFDMACLDTVARYLFYAFVIDFSLEMLDLIHRIYEADESFRALDFMVHTRLFVSQVVLQIGIGTLIPLSLLALVQLVRLGERARRRIYLTSGLLTVMGIFAMRWNVVIGGQLFSKSFLGFTTYKMAFATREGLLPAVALLILPLVILYVLIRVLPPWKAHESASPVS, via the coding sequence ATGGAGAGCGTGCTGCAGGCGGTTCAGGGCTACATGTATCCGAACGAGGTGGAGCTCCAATGGAGCATCCTCATCGTGCTCTACCCGTTCATCACCGGCCTGGTGGCGGGCGCCTTCATCCTCGCGTCGCTCGAGCGGGTCTTCAACGTGCAGGCGGTCAAGCCGACCTATCGCCTGGCGCTGCTGACCGCCCTGGCGTTTCTGCTCGTCGCCCCGCTCCCGCTGCAGTTGCACCTCGGCCACCCGGAGCGATCGCTCGAGATGTATCTCACGCCGCACACCGCGTCCGCGATGGCGATGTTCGGGTTCGTGTACCTCTGGTACCTGATGGTCGTGCTCGTCCTCGAGATCTGGCTCGACTACCGGAAGGACATCGTGCTGATGTGGCGGGAGTCGTCCGGCCTGCGCCGAACGATGTACGGCGCGATGGCGCTGTGGTCCGACAACATCAGCCCGCGCGCGCTGGCGATCGACGACTACCTCGGACGGGCGATCACCGTCATCGGCGTCCCCTCGGCGTTCCTGCTGCACGGCTACGTCGGCTTCATCTTCGGGTCGGTCAAGGCCAATCCGTGGTGGTCGACACCGCTGATGCCGATCGTCTTCCTGTTCTCCGCCATCGTCTCCGGCATCGCGGGCGTGATGCTGGTCTACATGTACGCCGCCTGGCGACGCGGCCGGTCGTTCGACATGGCGTGTCTCGATACGGTGGCGCGCTACTTGTTCTACGCCTTCGTCATCGACTTCTCGCTCGAGATGCTCGACCTCATCCACCGGATCTACGAAGCCGACGAGTCGTTTCGCGCGCTCGACTTCATGGTGCACACCCGCCTGTTCGTCTCGCAGGTGGTCCTGCAGATCGGTATCGGCACGCTCATACCGCTCTCCCTGCTCGCTCTCGTGCAGCTCGTCCGGCTCGGCGAACGCGCGCGCCGGCGGATCTACCTGACGTCTGGGCTGCTGACCGTCATGGGGATCTTCGCGATGCGGTGGAACGTCGTGATCGGCGGCCAGCTCTTCTCGAAGAGCTTCCTCGGGTTCACGACGTACAAGATGGCCTTTGCGACCCGCGAAGGATTGCTGCCGGCGGTGGCGCTCCTGATCCTGCCGCTGGTGATTCTCTACGTGCTGATCCGTGTCCTGCCGCCGTGGAAGGCCCACGAATCGGCTTCGCCGGTTTCGTGA
- a CDS encoding RNA polymerase sigma factor: MRPSDGRPLTALMIAYQGGDLSAFDGLYAGLAPVLRRYLLSRTRDAAWTDDLLQETFLQIHRSRRTYNAAYPVEPWSIAIARHVFLMSRRGRVRKHDFDAGPVEELEHASIRGHETAILARDRVSRGLAELTPGTRRAVWLHHVWGWSFEEVGAKLGIREAAAKLRASRGMAVLRRALTEKRRDDGD; encoded by the coding sequence GTGCGCCCCTCCGACGGTCGGCCCCTGACGGCCCTGATGATCGCCTACCAGGGTGGCGATCTGTCGGCTTTCGACGGGCTGTATGCGGGGCTGGCGCCGGTGCTGCGGCGGTATCTCCTGTCGCGCACGCGGGACGCGGCGTGGACGGACGATCTCCTGCAGGAGACGTTCCTCCAGATTCACCGCTCGCGCCGAACGTACAATGCCGCCTACCCGGTTGAACCGTGGTCGATTGCCATCGCGCGCCACGTGTTCCTGATGAGCCGCCGTGGGCGGGTGCGCAAGCACGATTTCGATGCCGGGCCGGTCGAGGAACTCGAGCACGCGTCAATCCGGGGTCACGAGACGGCGATTCTCGCTCGCGACCGGGTGTCGCGGGGCCTGGCCGAGTTGACTCCCGGCACGCGGCGGGCGGTGTGGTTGCATCACGTCTGGGGCTGGAGCTTCGAGGAAGTCGGGGCGAAGCTCGGGATTCGCGAAGCGGCCGCGAAGCTCCGGGCGAGTCGGGGAATGGCGGTGTTGCGACGGGCGCTGACCGAGAAGCGGCGGGACGATGGTGACTGA
- a CDS encoding polyhydroxyalkanoic acid system family protein, producing MRIEQGHQLSLDEAMGRVDQFLDGLAQQTLPGGLTIKDPLKVWEGNRMTFSFTAAKDAFGLTIRGAVEVTDQHALVETDLPALVKTFIGEDRIKDLVSRELGKVLA from the coding sequence ATGCGAATCGAACAGGGCCACCAGTTGAGCCTGGACGAAGCCATGGGGCGGGTCGACCAGTTCCTCGACGGGCTGGCGCAGCAGACGCTACCCGGTGGCTTGACCATCAAGGACCCCCTCAAGGTCTGGGAGGGCAATCGCATGACCTTCTCGTTCACCGCCGCGAAAGACGCGTTCGGGTTGACGATTCGAGGCGCCGTGGAGGTCACCGACCAGCACGCGTTGGTTGAGACCGACCTGCCGGCGCTCGTCAAGACCTTCATCGGCGAGGATCGGATCAAGGATCTCGTCTCGCGCGAGCTCGGCAAGGTGCTGGCCTAG
- a CDS encoding NrsF family protein, with protein MVTEDVAPRALRERIAADIRPVRPLRVPWQRAVSAAPFAALLVVAAPLVLFSVRTDADRVSPFLTWGLSVAQALAGVVLAGAAFRQAVPGRARGVRMLTLLFTVGLAVAASVMLFTWRMEPISLPPQYWRQFTIGCFIFSLVDGLPLLLIFLVFAARGLLTRPAAVGGLAGLAAGVVSDASWRMVCVVTEPSHVFAGHYASLAALSVLGAVLLSVWSRVARAFRRH; from the coding sequence ATGGTGACTGAAGACGTGGCTCCCCGTGCGCTGCGCGAGCGGATCGCGGCCGATATCCGGCCGGTGCGGCCGCTCCGCGTCCCGTGGCAGCGTGCGGTGTCCGCCGCGCCGTTTGCCGCGCTGCTCGTCGTCGCGGCGCCCCTGGTGTTGTTCTCAGTGCGCACCGACGCGGATCGCGTCAGCCCCTTCCTGACGTGGGGACTCTCCGTCGCGCAGGCGCTCGCGGGTGTGGTCCTGGCGGGGGCCGCGTTCCGTCAGGCGGTCCCCGGACGGGCCCGTGGCGTGCGCATGCTGACGCTGCTGTTCACCGTGGGATTGGCCGTGGCCGCGAGCGTGATGTTGTTCACGTGGCGCATGGAGCCGATCAGCCTGCCGCCGCAGTACTGGCGTCAGTTCACGATCGGCTGTTTCATCTTCTCGCTGGTCGACGGACTCCCGCTGCTGCTGATCTTCCTCGTGTTCGCGGCGCGCGGTCTGCTGACGCGACCGGCGGCCGTCGGCGGGCTGGCCGGCCTGGCGGCGGGTGTCGTGTCCGACGCCTCGTGGCGGATGGTGTGTGTCGTGACGGAACCGTCACACGTCTTTGCCGGCCACTACGCCTCGCTCGCGGCGCTGTCGGTGCTCGGCGCGGTCCTGCTGTCGGTCTGGTCCCGCGTCGCCCGCGCCTTCCGCCGACACTGA
- a CDS encoding homogentisate 1,2-dioxygenase, producing MPIYHRLGRVPRKRHLAFRGEQGQLLPEELIGNHGFTGPASLLYHLHPPTCVESVRRLGGLDWKSEPDRLLRHRHFRTARVQAGPSLVFDRVPILFNADVALSVARPQRNDDVFYRNAQGDEITYVTEGSGILESPLGLLPFRSGDYVVVPRGILHRYRFDAGPACCLVIESAGYVRTPKRYRNEHGQLLEHSPFSERDIRRPEWTEPYDERGDFPIVVKKDHELVEMVLSYHPFDIVGWDGYYYPWALNIHDFEPRVGRVHLPPPVHQTFEGDGFVVCSFCPRPYDFHPDAVPAPYNHSNVMSDEVLYYASSEFTSRKGIELGSITLHPDGLPHGPQPGRAEASIGQAGTDELAVMVDTFHPLQVSADALTIEDEQYFRSWLDD from the coding sequence ATGCCCATCTACCATCGGCTCGGACGTGTTCCACGCAAGCGCCACCTCGCCTTCCGGGGCGAGCAGGGGCAACTCCTGCCAGAGGAACTGATCGGCAACCACGGCTTCACGGGGCCGGCTTCGCTCCTCTACCATTTGCACCCGCCGACCTGCGTCGAGAGCGTCCGCCGGCTCGGTGGCCTGGACTGGAAGAGCGAACCCGACCGGCTGCTCCGCCACCGGCATTTCCGCACCGCGCGGGTGCAGGCCGGCCCCAGCCTCGTGTTCGACCGCGTCCCGATACTGTTCAACGCCGATGTCGCGTTGTCGGTGGCACGGCCGCAGCGGAACGATGACGTCTTCTATCGGAACGCGCAGGGCGACGAGATCACCTACGTCACGGAGGGCAGCGGCATTCTCGAATCACCGCTGGGCCTCCTGCCCTTCCGCAGCGGCGACTACGTGGTGGTCCCGCGCGGAATCCTCCACCGTTACCGGTTCGACGCCGGGCCGGCTTGCTGTCTGGTGATCGAGAGCGCGGGGTACGTCCGCACGCCAAAGCGCTACCGGAACGAGCACGGCCAATTGCTCGAGCACAGCCCGTTCTCCGAACGCGACATTCGGCGGCCGGAATGGACCGAGCCGTACGACGAGCGGGGCGACTTCCCCATCGTCGTCAAGAAGGACCATGAACTGGTCGAGATGGTGCTGTCGTACCATCCATTCGACATCGTGGGCTGGGACGGCTACTACTACCCGTGGGCGCTCAATATCCACGACTTCGAGCCGCGCGTCGGACGCGTGCACCTGCCGCCACCGGTGCACCAGACCTTCGAAGGCGACGGCTTCGTCGTGTGCTCCTTCTGCCCGCGGCCCTACGATTTCCATCCGGACGCGGTGCCGGCGCCGTACAACCATTCGAACGTCATGTCCGACGAGGTGCTCTACTACGCCAGCTCGGAGTTCACGAGCCGGAAGGGGATCGAGCTCGGATCGATCACGCTGCATCCGGATGGCCTGCCGCACGGTCCGCAGCCGGGCCGCGCCGAGGCCTCGATCGGGCAGGCGGGGACCGACGAACTGGCGGTGATGGTCGATACGTTCCACCCGCTCCAGGTCAGCGCCGATGCCCTGACGATTGAGGACGAGCAGTACTTCCGCTCGTGGCTGGATGACTAG
- a CDS encoding multiheme c-type cytochrome — MSGWLKDKEHLARMALLFAVGITAFLLLRWLLVPPGFGLYGHYRAGALDDNRARPLHFAGRAACEDCHTDVVEARKGSRHARIGCEACHGASMAHVQAGGERKPVRPDPRAVCLRCHQAGAWKPKTFPQIVVADHAAEGPCTACHKAHAPKIS; from the coding sequence ATGAGCGGTTGGCTGAAGGACAAGGAACACCTGGCGCGGATGGCGCTGCTGTTTGCCGTCGGGATCACCGCGTTTCTGCTGCTCCGATGGCTGCTGGTGCCGCCTGGGTTCGGCCTCTACGGGCACTACCGGGCCGGTGCCCTCGACGACAATCGCGCTCGTCCCCTTCACTTTGCCGGCCGTGCCGCCTGCGAAGACTGTCATACCGACGTCGTCGAGGCCCGGAAGGGGAGCCGTCACGCCCGGATCGGGTGCGAAGCATGCCACGGCGCTTCGATGGCGCACGTGCAGGCAGGCGGCGAGAGAAAGCCCGTGCGGCCCGACCCGCGCGCGGTGTGCCTGCGGTGTCACCAGGCGGGCGCCTGGAAACCGAAGACGTTCCCCCAGATCGTCGTTGCGGACCATGCGGCGGAAGGCCCGTGCACCGCGTGTCACAAGGCACACGCCCCGAAGATCTCCTGA
- a CDS encoding NmrA family NAD(P)-binding protein — translation MKVLIIGGTGTVGHAVLEKLLADGHQPTVMTRSTEKAARQPAPAVVADLEKPATLSAAFTDVEAVFLAATVSPTETTQSLAAVEAARAAGVQRIVYLSVAMPPGSDVIPHFASKIPVERSIQASGIPWTILRPNNFFQNDLWLRDPIAKHGVYPQPLGGRGCNRVDVRDIADAAANAFTKGISGLFPLHGPRGLTGDDTARVYSEALGRPVRYAGDDLEAWAQQASTMFPPWMVHDFRIMYDYFITHGLLPSGRDFAAQEQVLGHAPRTFERFVAELAPDWKKLVQA, via the coding sequence ATGAAGGTCCTGATCATCGGCGGCACCGGCACCGTCGGTCACGCCGTGCTGGAGAAGTTGCTGGCAGACGGGCACCAACCCACGGTCATGACGCGATCGACGGAAAAGGCGGCCCGGCAGCCCGCCCCGGCGGTCGTGGCAGATCTGGAGAAGCCCGCGACGCTGTCCGCGGCGTTCACGGACGTCGAGGCGGTCTTCCTGGCCGCGACAGTCAGCCCGACTGAAACGACACAGAGCCTCGCGGCGGTGGAGGCCGCGCGAGCGGCTGGCGTCCAGCGGATCGTCTACCTCTCGGTCGCGATGCCGCCCGGCTCGGACGTCATACCGCACTTTGCCTCGAAGATCCCGGTGGAGCGATCCATCCAGGCATCGGGAATTCCGTGGACGATTCTCCGACCGAACAACTTCTTCCAGAATGATCTCTGGCTGCGCGATCCGATCGCGAAGCACGGCGTCTACCCCCAGCCGCTCGGCGGTCGCGGCTGCAACCGCGTGGACGTTCGCGATATTGCCGATGCCGCCGCCAACGCGTTTACGAAGGGCATCAGCGGCCTCTTCCCGCTCCATGGGCCTCGCGGCCTGACCGGCGACGACACGGCCCGCGTCTACAGCGAGGCGCTCGGGCGTCCGGTCCGCTACGCCGGCGACGATCTCGAGGCGTGGGCGCAGCAGGCCTCGACGATGTTCCCGCCGTGGATGGTGCACGATTTTCGAATCATGTACGACTACTTCATCACGCACGGCCTGCTGCCGAGCGGCCGCGACTTCGCGGCGCAGGAGCAGGTCCTCGGCCACGCGCCGCGGACATTCGAGCGGTTCGTCGCCGAACTGGCGCCGGACTGGAAGAAGCTGGTCCAGGCCTGA
- the hppD gene encoding 4-hydroxyphenylpyruvate dioxygenase: protein MQQHPLRLRSIHHVEFWVGNARQAAYFYRRAFGFSESAYAGLETGQREHTSYVLTQGRIRFVLTTPLSPDVPASEHLRRHGDGVRDIAFQVDDADRAFEEAVKRGARPAVEPRDLRDQHGAVRHAAIHTYGDTLHSFISDEGYTGPFLPGFVERHVPGEDIGLLRIDHVVGNVELGRMNEWAEWYRRILGFDRFVSFDDKDISTEYSALMSVVMSDESQSIKFPINEPAPGRKKSQIDEYLEYYRGPGVQHIAFQVRDICDTVGRLRDNGVEFLRVPESYYVSLPERVGGIAESMDQLRQLAILVDRDQDGYLLQVFTRPVEDRPTVFFEIIERKGSHGFGKGNFRALFEAIEREQALRGNL from the coding sequence ATGCAGCAGCATCCGCTACGGCTCAGAAGCATCCACCACGTGGAGTTCTGGGTCGGGAACGCGAGACAGGCGGCCTACTTCTACCGCCGAGCCTTCGGCTTCTCGGAGTCCGCATATGCTGGCCTCGAGACCGGCCAACGCGAGCACACGTCGTACGTGCTCACGCAGGGCAGGATCCGGTTCGTCCTGACGACGCCGCTCTCCCCCGATGTGCCGGCCAGCGAGCACCTGAGGCGCCACGGCGACGGCGTGCGCGATATCGCCTTCCAGGTGGACGACGCGGATCGGGCGTTCGAGGAGGCCGTCAAGCGCGGAGCGAGGCCGGCCGTCGAGCCGCGCGACCTGCGCGACCAGCACGGTGCCGTCCGCCACGCGGCCATTCACACCTACGGCGACACGCTGCACTCGTTCATCTCGGACGAGGGGTACACGGGCCCGTTCCTCCCGGGCTTCGTCGAGCGTCATGTGCCGGGCGAGGACATCGGCCTGCTTCGGATCGACCACGTGGTCGGGAACGTCGAACTGGGCCGGATGAACGAATGGGCCGAGTGGTACCGCCGCATCCTCGGTTTCGATCGGTTCGTCAGCTTCGACGACAAGGACATCTCCACCGAATACAGCGCGCTGATGAGCGTCGTGATGTCGGATGAGTCCCAATCGATCAAGTTCCCGATCAACGAACCGGCGCCGGGCCGGAAGAAGAGCCAGATCGATGAGTACCTCGAGTACTACCGGGGGCCTGGCGTGCAGCACATCGCCTTCCAGGTGAGGGACATCTGCGATACGGTCGGCCGTCTGCGCGACAACGGCGTCGAGTTCCTGCGCGTGCCGGAGAGCTACTACGTGTCGCTACCGGAACGGGTGGGCGGCATCGCGGAATCGATGGACCAACTCCGCCAGCTGGCCATCCTCGTGGACCGCGATCAGGACGGCTACCTCCTGCAGGTGTTCACGCGACCGGTCGAGGACCGACCGACGGTGTTCTTCGAGATCATCGAGCGGAAGGGCAGCCACGGGTTCGGGAAGGGCAATTTCCGGGCACTGTTCGAGGCGATCGAACGCGAACAGGCGCTCCGCGGGAACCTCTGA
- a CDS encoding multiheme c-type cytochrome codes for MLDRRICVFARRGFLVLSFVGALVLTATPSLAVTRRAAVTGTDLTSAEECARCHEDIHRYWKGSLHAQAADNSRFQAALAKARQASSGDPGCLSCHAPAAVYMRDVKWEKKTSWEGVTCDFCHSVRAVRIGTDRPFQLEPGRVKTGPLRDVTPTEHEAAYSDVYTSSTLCAPCHQYVNDRKIDILSTYAEWQASPYAARETTCQSCHMRATTGNVVDPKVKRSSVLSVNLHEMPGGHSVTELNRALQAQISAERKGDTLDVSVTVTNRGAGHKVPTGSPLRSIVLVIEADNGVGARQTVSRTFARVIVDETGKDLGDEAGMFMRGAKTVSDTRLAPGERRVERASFAIPRGTPARAVARLFYRYGPAAGSRVDSGLPFLSVSAWIDAIPSRDIAASGSVTIRPR; via the coding sequence ATGTTGGATCGGCGCATCTGTGTGTTCGCGCGGCGAGGGTTTCTGGTTCTCTCGTTCGTTGGCGCTCTCGTTCTGACGGCCACTCCCTCGCTCGCCGTCACCCGCCGGGCGGCGGTCACCGGGACAGACCTGACGTCGGCCGAGGAGTGCGCTCGATGCCACGAGGACATCCATCGCTACTGGAAGGGGTCCCTCCACGCGCAGGCCGCCGACAACTCGCGCTTCCAGGCGGCGCTCGCCAAGGCACGCCAAGCCTCGTCGGGAGACCCGGGCTGCCTGTCCTGCCACGCGCCGGCCGCCGTCTACATGCGGGACGTTAAGTGGGAGAAGAAGACGAGTTGGGAGGGTGTAACCTGTGACTTCTGCCATTCTGTGCGAGCCGTCCGCATTGGAACGGACCGCCCGTTCCAGCTCGAGCCGGGCCGCGTGAAGACCGGCCCGCTGCGCGATGTGACGCCCACGGAGCACGAGGCGGCCTACTCCGACGTCTACACGTCGTCGACGCTCTGCGCACCGTGTCATCAGTACGTCAACGACAGGAAGATCGACATCCTCTCCACGTACGCCGAGTGGCAGGCCAGCCCCTATGCGGCCCGAGAGACGACGTGCCAGAGTTGCCACATGCGGGCGACAACCGGGAACGTCGTCGATCCGAAGGTGAAGCGCTCGAGCGTACTCTCCGTGAACCTCCACGAGATGCCGGGCGGACATTCGGTGACCGAGTTGAACCGCGCCCTTCAGGCCCAAATCTCCGCCGAGCGAAAGGGCGACACGCTCGATGTGTCGGTGACGGTGACGAACCGAGGCGCCGGGCACAAGGTCCCCACGGGTTCGCCGCTCCGCAGCATCGTCCTGGTCATCGAGGCTGACAACGGCGTTGGCGCCCGACAGACGGTCAGCCGCACATTCGCCCGCGTAATCGTGGATGAGACGGGCAAGGACCTCGGCGACGAGGCTGGCATGTTCATGCGGGGCGCCAAGACCGTCAGCGACACCCGGCTCGCGCCCGGTGAGCGGCGGGTCGAACGCGCGTCGTTCGCGATTCCACGAGGGACGCCTGCCCGGGCGGTCGCGCGTCTCTTCTACCGCTACGGTCCGGCGGCCGGCAGTCGCGTGGATTCCGGCCTGCCGTTCCTGTCGGTGAGCGCCTGGATCGACGCGATCCCCAGCCGCGATATCGCCGCGTCCGGGAGCGTCACCATCCGTCCCAGGTAA
- a CDS encoding isoamylase: MPQPGCPQDRWSEREGTPSPLGASWIEESRAWNFALYSKHATAVTLLVYSAEDHARPLFRIPFDHLLNKSGRVWHCRVPEASIAGARYYAYQVEGPFDAELGFRFDPDKILLDPYARGVFFPPTFDREAAKHPGSNAGAAPLGVLEASRFVNGFVEPCRPHHTSDTVFYEMHVRGFTRRPNSGVAPEHRGTFAGVIEKIPYLQDLGVTVVELLPVAQRDPQERNYWGYMPLCFFAPHSEYAAAGTPEGAIAEMREMVRALHAAGIEVVVDVVYNHTVEADEIGPTYSYRGIDNTTYYLLDADRRLYRNDTGTGNVLHTANMVVRKMVVDSMRFWAKEMHVDGFRFDLASIFTRRTDGSIDLDDPPMISAIDADPDFRHIRLIAEAWDLQSYQLGRRFPGIEWYQWNDRFRDELRAFVRGDRGTVGSLMTRLYGSSDQFPDDLIDAYHAFQSVNLITSHDGFCLYDLVSYNAKHNEANGERNADGMDHNLSWNCGWEGDDGAPPAVLALRRQQVKNFCALLFLANGTPMFCAGDEFMQTQGGNNNPFNQDNLTTWLDWDLLERNRDIHRFFKAMIAFRKAHPSIGRSRFWRDDVHWCGVGPAVDWSDTSHDVAYCLHGASEDDRDLYVMINGSSENLVFDVQEGAAAEWRRVIDTNRPAPADVLEESAAPTLESLAQPVAARSVVVLVRDVGTKPTSAQRA; this comes from the coding sequence ATGCCTCAGCCTGGATGTCCGCAGGACCGGTGGAGCGAGCGGGAGGGCACGCCTTCACCTCTCGGCGCGAGTTGGATCGAGGAGAGCAGGGCCTGGAACTTCGCCCTCTACTCCAAGCACGCCACCGCGGTCACGCTGCTGGTCTACAGTGCCGAGGACCACGCCCGTCCGCTGTTTCGAATTCCGTTCGACCACCTCCTCAACAAGTCGGGACGCGTGTGGCACTGCCGGGTTCCAGAGGCCTCCATCGCCGGCGCCCGCTACTACGCCTACCAGGTTGAAGGGCCGTTCGACGCCGAGCTGGGATTTCGATTCGACCCGGACAAGATCCTGCTCGACCCATACGCGCGCGGCGTCTTCTTCCCGCCCACCTTCGATCGCGAGGCGGCCAAGCACCCCGGCTCGAATGCCGGCGCGGCGCCGCTCGGAGTCCTCGAAGCCAGCCGCTTCGTCAATGGCTTCGTCGAGCCGTGCCGGCCTCATCACACGTCGGACACGGTGTTCTACGAGATGCACGTGCGAGGGTTCACACGCCGTCCGAACTCCGGCGTGGCACCCGAGCACCGCGGCACGTTTGCAGGGGTGATTGAGAAGATCCCGTACCTGCAGGATCTCGGCGTGACCGTCGTCGAGTTGCTGCCGGTGGCCCAACGCGATCCCCAGGAGCGCAATTACTGGGGCTACATGCCCCTCTGCTTCTTCGCGCCCCACAGCGAGTACGCGGCGGCTGGCACACCGGAGGGGGCCATCGCCGAGATGCGCGAGATGGTGCGCGCCCTCCATGCGGCCGGCATCGAAGTCGTGGTCGACGTCGTGTACAACCACACGGTCGAAGCCGACGAAATCGGCCCGACCTATTCCTATCGCGGCATCGACAACACGACCTACTACCTCCTCGACGCCGACCGCCGGCTCTATCGGAACGACACCGGCACCGGGAACGTCCTCCACACGGCAAACATGGTCGTCCGGAAGATGGTCGTGGACAGCATGCGCTTCTGGGCGAAGGAGATGCACGTCGACGGCTTCCGGTTCGACCTCGCGTCCATCTTCACCCGAAGGACCGACGGGTCGATCGACCTCGACGATCCGCCGATGATCTCGGCCATCGATGCGGACCCCGACTTCAGACACATCCGGCTCATCGCAGAAGCCTGGGACCTCCAAAGTTATCAACTGGGACGCCGCTTTCCCGGCATCGAGTGGTATCAGTGGAACGATCGCTTCCGCGACGAGTTGCGCGCGTTCGTGCGTGGCGATCGTGGAACGGTGGGCAGCCTGATGACGCGGCTGTACGGCAGCAGCGATCAGTTCCCCGACGACCTGATCGACGCCTATCACGCATTCCAGAGCGTGAACCTGATCACCTCGCACGATGGGTTCTGCCTGTACGATCTCGTGTCGTACAACGCCAAGCATAACGAAGCCAACGGTGAGCGCAACGCCGATGGCATGGACCACAACCTCAGCTGGAACTGCGGCTGGGAGGGCGACGACGGGGCGCCGCCAGCCGTGCTGGCGCTCCGTCGCCAGCAAGTGAAGAATTTCTGCGCTCTCCTGTTCCTGGCCAACGGCACGCCGATGTTCTGCGCGGGCGACGAGTTCATGCAGACTCAGGGCGGCAACAACAACCCGTTCAACCAGGACAACCTCACGACCTGGCTCGACTGGGATCTGCTGGAGCGGAACCGCGACATCCACCGATTCTTCAAGGCGATGATCGCGTTCCGGAAGGCGCATCCGTCGATCGGCCGGAGCCGTTTCTGGCGCGATGACGTGCACTGGTGCGGGGTGGGGCCTGCCGTGGACTGGAGCGACACGTCGCACGACGTCGCCTACTGTCTGCATGGCGCGTCAGAGGACGATCGGGACCTCTACGTGATGATCAACGGCAGCAGCGAGAACCTCGTCTTCGACGTGCAGGAAGGGGCGGCGGCAGAGTGGCGCAGGGTCATCGACACGAATCGGCCCGCTCCGGCCGACGTCCTCGAGGAGTCCGCTGCGCCGACGCTGGAGAGCCTCGCGCAACCGGTCGCGGCGCGATCGGTCGTCGTGCTGGTGCGGGACGTCGGCACGAAGCCGACGTCCGCCCAGCGCGCGTGA
- a CDS encoding 4Fe-4S dicluster domain-containing protein: MNSDRRDFLLKTGKLLVLSSAAAAAWEAILAGRAETADNYKMSDHWWGMVIDIEACIGCGNCVRACKEENDVPRDPRYFRTWVERYTVESDDLEHPHVDSPNGGYDGFPEKPGADPRAKHFFVPKLCNHCAHSPCVQVCPVGATFESPDGVVLVDKAYCLGCRYCVQACPYGCRFINPATETVDKCSLCYHRITKGLTTACCETCPTGARQLGDLKNPNDPIHQFLRDHAVHVLKPQMATGAKVYYNGLDGSVR; this comes from the coding sequence ATGAACAGTGACCGACGCGACTTCCTGCTGAAGACGGGCAAACTGCTGGTGCTCTCGTCCGCTGCCGCCGCCGCGTGGGAGGCGATCCTCGCCGGTCGGGCGGAGACCGCGGACAACTACAAGATGAGCGATCACTGGTGGGGCATGGTGATCGACATCGAGGCGTGCATCGGCTGCGGCAACTGCGTTCGTGCGTGCAAGGAAGAGAACGACGTGCCACGCGATCCGCGCTACTTCCGGACGTGGGTCGAGCGGTACACGGTCGAATCGGACGACCTCGAACACCCGCACGTGGATTCGCCCAACGGCGGCTACGACGGGTTCCCCGAGAAGCCAGGCGCCGACCCGCGCGCCAAGCACTTCTTCGTGCCGAAGCTGTGCAACCACTGCGCGCATTCGCCGTGCGTCCAGGTGTGCCCGGTCGGGGCGACGTTCGAGAGTCCGGACGGCGTGGTGCTGGTGGACAAAGCGTACTGCCTCGGCTGCCGCTACTGCGTGCAGGCCTGTCCGTACGGCTGCCGCTTCATCAACCCCGCGACCGAGACCGTGGACAAGTGCTCGCTGTGCTACCACCGGATCACCAAGGGCCTGACGACCGCCTGCTGTGAGACGTGCCCGACCGGTGCCCGCCAGCTGGGCGATCTGAAGAACCCGAACGATCCGATCCACCAGTTCCTGCGTGACCACGCCGTGCACGTGCTGAAGCCGCAGATGGCGACCGGCGCGAAGGTGTACTACAACGGCCTCGACGGGTCGGTCCGGTAG